In Rissa tridactyla isolate bRisTri1 chromosome 5, bRisTri1.patW.cur.20221130, whole genome shotgun sequence, the sequence GGGAGGATTGTGCGTGTTCTTTATTCTGTTGTACAGAACGGGAACCTGATGGTGTTCCTGCCTCTTTCCAACTTAGTTTGAGGGGCGTTCAGCATTGCTGTTGCCAGTTAGACAGATGCTAGGGATGCTGTGACAAGGGAGAAGCACTTCCCCTGGCTTGGCAAGTAAGCATGCAGGTTAATactggattttaaaatattttttttttaattttttttttttaaatggcatggGGTCTCCTTTGCATTCCTCATCTCTGATGCCATACCCAGACTCTCCCCATTACTGGACTTTGGCCAGGTCCTCGGCGTTGTTGTAATCCCCTGCTGAAAGAGATCAGTACCAGGTGGCTGGGGCAACTTGTGGTTTGCCGTATCGTTTCTGTTTTCAAACAGTATCCTGTTCTTTATCGCTCTTCTGCCCTCGATCCTGTGTATGCCTGCctatatgtacacacacagtgTTTATTTATACCTTCTGTCTTCATCTTATTTTAGGATTTCAGATGCATGCCAGGTTCCCACTGAATGCCAGAAGTAGAGATCACTACAGATGGAGCCCCAAAGTCAACATGGCAGTGGTGGTTCACTAGTGGTGATCCAGCAGCCCTCCTTGGACAGCCGGCAGCGGTTGGACTATGACAGAGAGAGCCAGCCGACGACTATCTTGTCGCTGGACCAGATCAAGGCCATCAGGGGCAGCAACGAATACACCGAAGGTCCATCTGTGGTGAAAAAATCTGGTCCGCGGACAGCACCGAGGCAAGAGAAGCATGAAAGGACTCACGAAATCATACCGATTAATGTGAATAACAATTACGAACACAGACCCAGTCACGTGGGGCACCAGCATAATGCGAGGGCTCCCGTCTTGAGCAGGTCGACCAGCACAGGGAGCGCGGCAAGCTCCGGCAGCAACAGCAGCGCTTCCTCCGAGCAAGGACTGCTGGGGCGGTCGCCTCCATCCAGACCGGGCTCCGGCCACAGATCCGATCGGACAATCCGGGCGCAGCCCAAGCAGTCGTCGCTGATTGTCGATGACCTGAAGGGTCCTTTGAAAGAGGACTTGGCGCAGCACAAGTTCATCTGCGAACAGTGTGGGAAGTGCAagtgcggggagtgcacggcccCCAGGGCTCTGCCGTCGTGCTTGGCCTGCAACCGGCAGTGCTTGTGCTCCGCCGAGAGCATGGTGGAGTACGGCACCTGCATGTGCTTGGTCAAAGGGGTCTTCTACCACTGTTCCAACGACGATGAAGGGGACTCTTATGCGGATAATCCCTGCTCTTGCTCCCAGGCGCACTGCTGTTCTAGGTACCTGTGCATGGGAGCGATGTCCTTGCTCCTGCCCTGCTTGCTCTGCTACCCGCCCGCAAAAGGATGCCTGAAGCTCTGCCGAGGGTGCTACGACCGCGTCAATCGCCCGGGGTGCCGGTGCAAGAACTCCAACACCGTCTATTGTAAACTGGAGAGCTGCCCCTCCCGGGCTCAGGGCAAGCCCTCATGATTTTTGGAGGGAGGTTTATTTCCTCCAACTTCAGTTTTTCAGGTTGTAGctgatatttcccccccccccccttttttttttatcccccccttccctcccccattttgggggagaggggggctgttcttctgctttcctttctgtctccCCAACTTCAGACACACAAGTCCTTCCCTTTGCGTCCTTGCTCTCCTCTTCCCATTGCCTTGGCTGAGTGTGGAGCGTTTTACGTAGTCGTTGCTGCTCTTCGGTAAGTGTGGACCTGGATCTGCGTCTGCCGCCCTCCTGGGCAGGGTCTTTTGAGTTTGTACCTGAACCACTCCTGAAAGACACAGTGAGGGCTCACTGGGCTCTGGAAGCTTCTTGCTCTGTGAATATCTTCCCAAAGATGTTTTTCGTTCTCagcaatttggggtttttttggttttttttttccttaaccccCCGGGTACCAAGGAAGAATAACTTTCATGAGTGAGCTGGATTGTGAAataactttttgtgtgtgtgctttctGGAGAGGGATGTAAAATAAAGGCTTTACCAAATGAA encodes:
- the SPRY1 gene encoding protein sprouty homolog 1, translated to MEPQSQHGSGGSLVVIQQPSLDSRQRLDYDRESQPTTILSLDQIKAIRGSNEYTEGPSVVKKSGPRTAPRQEKHERTHEIIPINVNNNYEHRPSHVGHQHNARAPVLSRSTSTGSAASSGSNSSASSEQGLLGRSPPSRPGSGHRSDRTIRAQPKQSSLIVDDLKGPLKEDLAQHKFICEQCGKCKCGECTAPRALPSCLACNRQCLCSAESMVEYGTCMCLVKGVFYHCSNDDEGDSYADNPCSCSQAHCCSRYLCMGAMSLLLPCLLCYPPAKGCLKLCRGCYDRVNRPGCRCKNSNTVYCKLESCPSRAQGKPS